In one Rhodococcus sp. B50 genomic region, the following are encoded:
- the qcrC gene encoding cytochrome bc1 complex diheme cytochrome c subunit — protein MPGRSSAADAAKSRRQRKMRRRVTGALVLALGLLSAGFIASALTPAPQVATAQDDQSALIREGQQLYETSCVTCHGVNLQGVQDRGPSLIGVGEAAVYFQVSSGRMPMMRNEAQALRKDPKFDAAQTDALGAYIQANGGGPTVIRDENGEIAQSSLRGNDIGRGSELFRQNCASCHNFTGRGGALSSGKFAPNLDPANEQQIYTAMLTGPQNMPKFSDRQLTIEEKQDIIAYIKSASETRDPGGYGLGGFGPGAEGPTMWVVGIVAVVGAALWIGARS, from the coding sequence ATGCCCGGTCGATCCTCTGCAGCCGATGCTGCGAAGTCCCGCCGCCAGCGCAAGATGCGCCGGCGCGTCACCGGAGCGTTGGTCCTCGCGCTCGGTCTCCTCAGCGCAGGCTTCATCGCCTCCGCGCTGACACCTGCCCCGCAGGTGGCCACGGCGCAGGACGACCAGAGCGCTCTGATCCGCGAGGGTCAGCAGCTCTACGAGACCTCCTGCGTGACCTGCCACGGCGTCAATCTCCAGGGCGTCCAGGATCGCGGTCCCAGCCTCATCGGTGTCGGCGAGGCCGCCGTCTACTTCCAGGTCTCCTCGGGCCGCATGCCGATGATGCGCAACGAGGCCCAGGCCCTCCGCAAGGACCCGAAGTTCGACGCCGCGCAGACCGACGCGCTCGGCGCGTACATCCAGGCCAACGGTGGAGGCCCGACGGTCATCCGCGACGAGAACGGCGAGATCGCTCAGTCGTCGCTGCGCGGCAACGACATCGGACGTGGTTCGGAGCTCTTCCGCCAGAACTGCGCGTCGTGCCACAACTTCACCGGACGCGGCGGCGCGCTGTCGTCCGGCAAGTTCGCACCGAACCTGGATCCGGCCAACGAGCAGCAGATCTACACCGCGATGCTCACCGGCCCCCAGAACATGCCGAAGTTCTCCGATCGTCAGCTGACGATCGAGGAGAAGCAGGACATCATCGCGTACATCAAGTCCGCCAGTGAGACGAGGGACCCGGGTGGCTACGGGCTCGGCGGCTTCGGCCCCGGTGCCGAAGGGCCGACCATGTGGGTCGTCGGCATCGTCGCCGTCGTCGGCGCTGCGCTGTGGATCGGAGCAAGGTCATGA